The genomic window CTTCGATGCCGTGTAGGAAGGCACCAGGATGCCTCCCTGATAGCTCAGCATCGACGCGACATTGATGATCTTGCCGCCACGGCCCTGCTCGATCATCACCTTGGCGGCGGCCTGGCTGAGAAAGAAGAGACTGCGAATGTTGACGTTCATCACGTCGTCCCAATCCTCTTCCGTGAACTCGGTGATGGGCGCCCGGCGGATGATGCCGGCGTTGTTGACCAGGATGTCGATACCTCCGAGCCCTTCCACCGTCTTCTCGACGATGGTCGCCACCGAGGCCTTGTCACCGAGGTCCGCCCGAATGCTCAGGCAGCGGCGCCCGAGAGCCTCGATGCGCTCCTGGGTCTCCGACGGGTCGGAACGGGAGACCAGGGCCACATCGGCACCGGCCTCCGCCAGTCCCA from Acidobacteriota bacterium includes these protein-coding regions:
- the kduD gene encoding 2-dehydro-3-deoxy-D-gluconate 5-dehydrogenase KduD; this translates as MILDQFNLAGKTALVTGASRGLGQGIAVGLAEAGADVALVSRSDPSETQERIEALGRRCLSIRADLGDKASVATIVEKTVEGLGGIDILVNNAGIIRRAPITEFTEEDWDDVMNVNIRSLFFLSQAAAKVMIEQGRGGKIINVASMLSYQGGILVPSYTASKSAVLGLTRLLANELAAHGINVNGIAPGYMATDNTQPLRDDPKRNQAILDRIPAGRWGSPEDLQGVSVFLASDASRYMQGFTVAVDGGWLAR